In the Cydia amplana chromosome 14, ilCydAmpl1.1, whole genome shotgun sequence genome, one interval contains:
- the LOC134653808 gene encoding enhancer of split malpha protein-like yields MSYYANNEYIIATNNSMNENKYNSEKMKNSGIKALLKPLMKMIKKTTKRSVPAKTVETSFEADENASNEALERKIYEEMETCQPGAAFLMYNEDSTCDLIPVARDDFYIPVHFARTEAGTFFWTTVTKTEADFAAAHCYTECQTPEQQHPVFQDRWVQA; encoded by the coding sequence ATGTCTTACTACGCCAACAACGAATACATCATCGCCACTAACAACTCGATGAACGAGAACAAATACAACAGCGAAAAGATGAAGAACAGCGGCATCAAAGCGCTACTGAAGCCGCTAATGAAGATGATTAAGAAAACGACCAAACGCAGCGTTCCCGCCAAAACCGTCGAGACCAGTTTTGAAGCCGACGAGAACGCCAGCAACGAGGCATTGGAGCGCAAGATCTATGAAGAGATGGAGACTTGCCAGCCTGGCGCTGCCTTCCTGATGTACAACGAGGATTCCACCTGTGACCTCATACCCGTCGCCCGCGACGATTTCTACATCCCAGTCCACTTCGCCCGTACCGAAGCCGGCACCTTCTTCTGGACCACCGTCACTAAGACCGAAGCTGACTTCGCAGCGGCGCACTGCTACACAGAATGCCAGACCCCCGAGCAGCAACACCCAGTCTTCCAAGACCGCTGGGTGCAAGCCTAA